The following coding sequences lie in one Pseudoxanthomonas sp. SE1 genomic window:
- a CDS encoding ATP-binding cassette domain-containing protein, with product MIIANDLHKSFKTKTGTVTAVDGVSFTAQDGQITGLLGPNGAGKTTTMRMLYTLMTPDRGEVTVDGIDTARDPVAVRRALGVLPDARGVYKRLTARENIAYFGELHGLSSKQIAERTKALSDALDMGDILDRQTEGFSQGQRTKTAIARALVHDPRNVILDEPTNGLDVMTTRAMRGFLRQLRDEGRCVIFSSHIMQEVAALCDRIVIIAKGTVVAAGTADELREQAGEDNLEDAFVKVIGSEEGLLA from the coding sequence ATGATCATCGCCAACGACCTGCACAAGTCCTTCAAGACCAAGACCGGAACGGTCACCGCCGTGGACGGCGTCAGCTTCACCGCCCAAGACGGCCAGATCACCGGCCTGCTCGGTCCCAACGGGGCCGGCAAGACCACCACCATGCGCATGCTGTACACCCTGATGACGCCCGACCGCGGCGAAGTGACGGTGGATGGCATCGACACCGCACGCGATCCCGTCGCGGTGCGTCGCGCTCTGGGCGTGCTGCCCGATGCGCGTGGCGTGTACAAGCGCCTGACGGCGCGCGAGAACATCGCCTACTTCGGCGAACTGCATGGGCTGTCGTCCAAGCAGATCGCCGAACGCACCAAGGCGTTGTCCGACGCGCTGGACATGGGCGACATCCTCGACCGCCAGACCGAGGGCTTCAGCCAGGGCCAGCGGACGAAGACCGCCATCGCCCGCGCGCTGGTGCATGACCCGCGCAACGTCATCCTGGACGAACCCACTAATGGCCTGGACGTGATGACCACGCGCGCGATGCGCGGCTTCCTTCGCCAGCTGCGCGACGAAGGCCGTTGCGTGATCTTCTCCAGCCACATCATGCAGGAGGTCGCCGCGCTCTGCGACCGCATCGTCATCATCGCCAAAGGCACCGTGGTCGCCGCCGGCACCGCGGACGAACTGCGCGAACAGGCAGGCGAGGACAACCTGGAGGATGCGTTCGTCAAAGTGATCGGTTCGGAGGAGGGCCTGCTGGCATGA
- a CDS encoding porin family protein, which produces MKHLLVPCALFFATLSAPTMATEAGQWYGRIEIGHSDLKLSVDDLSADDTDTAYGLRVGHYFHPGFAVEGFYSVLGDRSLEGVSFDVDAVGAGVVGKKNFGGDNTGFFIAGRAGVQSVNTKLSGDGFSLRERSTKPYVGVGLGYDFDHHNGLSLNYDYNKADLFNADVKAQTLTLGYEYRF; this is translated from the coding sequence ATGAAGCATCTACTTGTTCCCTGCGCACTGTTCTTTGCGACCCTGTCTGCCCCGACCATGGCCACCGAAGCCGGCCAGTGGTACGGCCGTATCGAGATCGGCCACAGCGACCTCAAGCTGAGCGTCGATGACCTCAGCGCCGACGACACCGACACCGCCTATGGCCTGCGTGTCGGCCACTACTTCCACCCCGGTTTCGCGGTGGAGGGTTTCTATTCCGTTCTCGGGGATCGCTCGCTGGAAGGCGTGTCGTTCGACGTGGACGCGGTTGGCGCGGGCGTCGTGGGCAAGAAGAACTTCGGTGGCGACAACACCGGCTTCTTCATCGCCGGGCGCGCGGGTGTACAGAGCGTCAACACTAAGCTCAGCGGGGATGGTTTCAGCTTGCGCGAACGGTCGACCAAACCCTACGTGGGCGTTGGTCTGGGCTACGACTTCGATCACCACAACGGTCTCAGCCTCAACTACGACTACAACAAGGCTGACCTGTTCAATGCCGATGTGAAGGCGCAGACGCTGACGCTGGGTTACGAATACCGCTTCTGA
- a CDS encoding ABC transporter permease, with amino-acid sequence MNMFRTVFTVMRKELRDLSRDRRTLALALFLGPLLYPALMLGMGYLTENRIRTQVDKTLEIPMVGGEHAPNLVNFLATNGITAGKAPANLDTAIRTQEIDVALRISPDYAEDWRNGRPALVEIIRDSTRRDADIPTQRVNAALSAYSQQVGALRLLARGVDASVARPVNVGMQDLATPEAKQGMLLSVLLPYLLILTSFIGGAYLILDATAGERERQSLEPLLATPAPRSAVVSGKIAAACVIGLATLLLTLLAFKFSAQFAGTLGRQLNVSFLAIGKMLLILVPMLFIGTSLLTYLAASAKSMKEAQSHMTWLMLLPMIPTFALMANPLKSQLWQFAVPFLAQNQLLLKVIRNEYISAQTWLVYVAAAFSVAALLWFAAVRRYHQEKLAVAG; translated from the coding sequence ATGAACATGTTCCGTACTGTCTTTACCGTGATGCGCAAGGAACTGCGCGACCTCTCTCGCGACCGCCGCACGCTGGCGCTGGCGCTGTTTCTCGGCCCGCTGCTGTATCCCGCACTGATGCTGGGGATGGGCTACCTGACCGAGAACCGCATCCGCACCCAGGTCGACAAGACGCTGGAGATTCCGATGGTCGGCGGTGAGCACGCACCGAACCTGGTGAACTTCCTCGCGACCAACGGCATCACCGCCGGCAAGGCACCGGCCAACCTCGACACCGCGATCCGCACGCAGGAGATCGATGTCGCACTGCGCATCAGTCCCGACTACGCGGAAGACTGGCGCAACGGTCGTCCCGCGCTGGTGGAGATCATCCGCGACAGCACGCGGCGCGACGCGGACATTCCCACCCAGCGCGTCAATGCCGCGCTCTCCGCATACAGCCAGCAGGTCGGCGCCCTGCGCCTGCTCGCGCGCGGTGTCGATGCCTCGGTGGCGCGACCGGTGAACGTCGGCATGCAGGACCTGGCCACGCCCGAAGCCAAGCAGGGCATGCTGCTGTCGGTGCTGCTGCCATACCTGCTGATCCTGACGTCGTTCATCGGCGGTGCGTACCTGATCCTCGACGCGACCGCCGGCGAACGCGAACGGCAATCACTGGAACCGCTGCTGGCCACGCCGGCGCCGCGCAGCGCGGTGGTCAGCGGCAAGATCGCGGCGGCGTGCGTGATCGGCCTGGCCACGCTGCTGCTCACCCTGCTCGCCTTCAAGTTCAGTGCGCAGTTTGCCGGCACGCTGGGGCGGCAATTGAATGTGTCGTTCCTGGCGATCGGCAAGATGTTGCTGATCCTGGTGCCGATGCTGTTCATCGGTACTTCCCTGCTGACCTATCTCGCCGCGTCAGCCAAGAGCATGAAGGAAGCGCAGAGCCACATGACGTGGCTGATGCTGCTGCCGATGATCCCGACGTTCGCGCTGATGGCCAATCCGCTGAAGAGCCAGTTGTGGCAGTTCGCCGTGCCCTTCCTGGCGCAGAACCAACTGCTCCTCAAGGTGATCCGCAACGAGTACATCAGCGCGCAGACCTGGCTGGTCTACGTGGCCGCGGCGTTCAGCGTGGCGGCGCTGTTGTGGTTCGCGGCCGTGCGTCGTTACCACCAGGAGAAACTGGCGGTCGCCGGTTGA
- a CDS encoding energy transducer TonB: MSLIKTTGRLRYIAPLLLIVAVAACSKKEEPAAPAAGAAATPAAPPPPAVSAEVQAMDADTLRDAATKALRENRIYAPGGDNAMEYYLALRDKLPNDPGVSSALTDLMPYTLIAAEQSIAREEFTEAQRLSAIIEKADPKAPALPRLQQSIAAAQQAVAQRTVTDEAKTKADEEARLREQQRLTQQAEQQRANEAAAAQQLAQQQEAARAEAARQEAERQAAAQREAAERQAAATRAAVPAAAPAQTLRAVSTPAPRYPPEALRSGTSGEVLVELTVGIDGSVTNARVVRATPARVFDREALNAVRRWRFEPLDAPVTTRRTIGFSPG, from the coding sequence ATGTCCTTGATCAAAACGACCGGGCGCCTGCGCTACATCGCGCCGTTGCTGTTGATCGTCGCGGTGGCGGCGTGCTCGAAGAAGGAAGAACCCGCGGCACCCGCCGCCGGCGCAGCGGCCACGCCCGCCGCACCGCCGCCGCCGGCCGTGTCCGCCGAGGTCCAGGCCATGGACGCAGATACCCTGCGTGATGCCGCCACCAAGGCGCTGCGCGAGAACCGGATCTACGCACCGGGTGGCGACAACGCGATGGAGTACTACCTCGCCCTGCGCGACAAACTGCCTAACGATCCCGGCGTCAGCAGTGCGCTGACCGACCTGATGCCGTACACGCTGATCGCCGCCGAACAGAGCATCGCGCGCGAAGAGTTCACGGAGGCGCAGCGCCTGTCCGCCATCATCGAGAAGGCCGACCCCAAGGCACCCGCGCTGCCGCGTCTGCAGCAGAGCATCGCCGCCGCGCAGCAGGCAGTGGCGCAACGCACGGTCACCGACGAAGCCAAGACCAAGGCCGACGAGGAAGCACGCCTGAGGGAGCAGCAGCGTCTCACCCAGCAGGCCGAGCAGCAGCGCGCCAACGAGGCCGCCGCGGCGCAGCAGTTGGCCCAGCAACAGGAAGCCGCCCGGGCTGAAGCCGCCCGCCAGGAAGCCGAACGCCAGGCCGCCGCCCAGCGTGAAGCCGCCGAACGCCAGGCTGCCGCGACCCGTGCCGCCGTTCCTGCCGCGGCCCCGGCGCAAACGCTGCGTGCGGTCAGCACGCCCGCGCCGCGCTATCCGCCCGAAGCCCTGCGCTCGGGCACCAGCGGTGAAGTACTGGTGGAACTCACCGTGGGCATCGATGGATCGGTGACCAACGCGCGCGTCGTGCGTGCCACGCCTGCACGCGTGTTCGACCGCGAAGCGCTCAATGCGGTGCGACGCTGGCGTTTCGAACCGCTGGATGCCCCGGTCACCACGCGCCGCACGATTGGTTTCAGCCCCGGTTGA
- the mnmE gene encoding tRNA uridine-5-carboxymethylaminomethyl(34) synthesis GTPase MnmE, with the protein MNNAQDTIVAIASAPGAGGVGIVRLSGPAAQAIAKDMCARTLTPRHAHHVRFLDEERHIIDDGIALSFPGPASFTGEDVVELQAHGSPVVLQQLVARACALGGRMARPGEFSERAFLNHKLDLAQAEAIADLITAADTRAARAARRSLDGVFSTRVDGVGQSLLALRVHVEAAIDFADEPIDTLGGEQVRARLADTRDSLAGLIADAERGRKLRDGMHAVIVGPPNAGKSSLLNALAGTDRAIVTDVAGTTRDTLRETIRLDGLELHLVDTAGLRDGGDAIEREGMRRARAELMRADVALAVVDARDPDAGRDAIADSIAAVPTVLWIHNKADLLAEVPPDDDASVHVSAATGSGLAHLHERLRALAGEPAAAAGDGEFSARARHVEALHRASLHAACAAEQLQHEQLELAAEELRLAHDALGEITGRLSADDMLGHIFSTFCIGK; encoded by the coding sequence ATGAACAATGCACAGGACACCATCGTCGCCATTGCCAGCGCTCCGGGCGCAGGCGGTGTCGGCATCGTGCGTCTGTCCGGGCCTGCCGCGCAGGCCATCGCGAAGGACATGTGCGCGCGTACGCTGACCCCACGACACGCACACCACGTGCGCTTCCTCGATGAAGAACGCCACATCATCGACGACGGCATCGCACTGTCGTTTCCCGGCCCTGCCAGTTTCACTGGCGAGGATGTGGTCGAACTGCAGGCGCATGGCAGTCCGGTCGTGCTGCAGCAACTGGTCGCCCGCGCGTGCGCGCTGGGGGGCCGCATGGCGCGTCCAGGAGAATTCTCCGAGCGCGCCTTCCTCAACCACAAGCTCGATCTTGCTCAAGCGGAGGCGATCGCCGATCTGATTACCGCCGCGGATACCCGCGCGGCGCGTGCGGCGCGGCGTTCGCTCGACGGTGTGTTCTCCACGCGCGTGGACGGCGTCGGCCAGTCGCTGCTCGCCCTGCGCGTGCATGTGGAAGCCGCGATCGACTTCGCCGACGAACCGATCGACACGCTTGGAGGCGAGCAAGTGCGCGCCCGTCTGGCGGATACCCGCGATTCGCTTGCGGGTCTGATCGCCGATGCGGAGCGCGGGCGCAAGCTGCGCGACGGCATGCATGCCGTCATCGTCGGTCCGCCCAACGCCGGCAAGAGCTCGCTGCTCAACGCGCTGGCGGGCACCGACCGCGCCATCGTCACCGACGTCGCCGGCACCACGCGCGATACGTTGCGCGAGACCATCCGGCTGGATGGCCTGGAACTGCATCTGGTGGACACCGCCGGCCTCCGCGATGGTGGCGACGCGATCGAGCGCGAAGGCATGCGCCGCGCGCGCGCAGAGCTCATGCGTGCCGATGTCGCCCTGGCGGTGGTCGATGCGCGCGATCCCGATGCCGGCCGCGATGCGATCGCCGACAGCATTGCCGCCGTGCCCACGGTGCTCTGGATCCACAACAAGGCCGACCTGCTCGCCGAGGTGCCCCCGGACGACGACGCCAGCGTGCATGTCTCCGCCGCGACGGGCAGCGGCCTGGCGCACCTTCACGAGCGCCTGCGCGCGCTGGCCGGAGAGCCGGCTGCCGCGGCGGGCGATGGCGAGTTCTCGGCGCGAGCCCGCCATGTGGAAGCGCTGCACCGCGCCTCCCTGCATGCGGCGTGCGCGGCGGAGCAACTGCAGCACGAACAACTGGAACTGGCCGCCGAGGAACTGCGGCTGGCCCATGACGCGCTGGGCGAAATCACAGGCCGCCTGAGCGCGGACGACATGCTGGGCCACATCTTCTCCACGTTCTGCATCGGCAAGTGA